The window TAAAAAGGAGGTTGATAATGGCATATCAAATTCCCCCATTACCTTATTCTTTTGATGCTTTGGAACCTTACATCAATACGGCAACAATGGATTGTCATTATAACGGACATCATAAAGCCTATGTCCAAAATTTAAATAAAGCCTTGGCTAATTATCCCGATCTTCAGCAAAAAACTCCAGAGGAGTTGCTCATTTCTCTCCCTGCCATTCCCGAGTCTATCAGAACTGCCGTAAGAAATAACGGTGGGGGACACGTCAACCATTCTTTTTTTTGGCAGATCATGGCCCCTGCCGCCGGCGGAAAACCTACGGGTAAACTCTACGAGGACATCCTATCTCAATTTGGGAGTTTTGAATCTTTTCAAGAAAAGTTTGAAGCTGCAGGTCTTGCTCGTTTCGGGAGTGGTTGGGTTTGGTTGGTTGTGAACAAAGAAGGGAAACTTGAGGTTGTTTCTACCCCTAATCAAGATAATCCCCTGTCCGAAGGACTTCAGCCCTTTTTTGGATGCGATGTGTGGGAACATGCTTATTACTTGAAATATCAATTTCGTCGAGGAGAGTGGCTTAAAGCCTTCTGGAATGTTGTGAACTGGACCGCGGTTGAAAGATTTTACTCCCAGGCGTTGGACAAAAATCTTCGTTTTTGTCCCTGATTAAAAAGCCATAATCAAATCGCTGCCGAAAATCAAATCAGCCAGAAGTCCAAGACCTCCGTACGTGGCTTTTTCGATGACGGGCAGGCTTCTGGCTTGATTGGCGTAAGCACAGCCAAGGACATGCACGCCCTCTGCAAGGGTCGCCAAGGATTCAATTTCCTTGACCCCTTCATCGAGGCAAAAGATATATATCTGATAACCTTGATTGTGGTAGAAAAATAATTTTTCCAGGAATTGTTGGTATCTCGAACTTTGTCTTGACACGGTCAGTATAAAAGTAAGGATTTTAATCATTTCTTTATATTTTTGGTTTAAGCTTCTCTTTTAAAAAAAGTAAGGATGTTTTTGATATGCGCATGGGAAAAAAGAAAAGAGGATGGGCAGATAGTTGTATTTTGTGGATGATCTCCATTCTTTTCTTTCCTCCCTTGAAAATCAAGGGTGAAGGAAAAGTCGATACGGTAATTCTTGTAGGGAAACTGCCTACTCAACATCTCACGGCTGAAGTGGTATGGAAAAACGAGGACCTGAGGCGAGGTTTAATGTATAGAGAAAGGTTGCCGGAAGAAAACGGGATGCTTTTTGTTTTGCCTTATGAACAAAAAGCTGTTTTCTGGATGAAAAATACCCGTATACCTTTATCTATCGCTTTTATGAACAAGGAAGGCAGGATCCTGGAAATTTATTCAATGAAACCCTTTGATTTAACTCCGGTCCCGAGTCGTTCTTCAGCAGTCAGATTTGCATTGGAAGTCAACGAAGGATGGTTTGACAGGCATAAGATTTCGGCCGGTGATCAGCTTCATCCCTTGAACATGTCTTGGGATCAACTCCTGGCTTTGTTAACGGCTAATTGAAATTTTTATGAAATTAATTGCTGATTTTCATATGCATCCCCAAGGACATAAACTCCAACCTTACACGCATGCACTGCTTGATCCTTGGGCTGAATCTTGCATGCAAAAGGGAATTGTCTATTTCTGTTTTACGGATCATGACCGGTATAGAGAAGGAGTAAATTTTAGCCTTTTTCGAGAGTGGAAGCAAAAATATCCAAATTTAAATATCGGTATAGGCATTGAAAGAGATAACGATCCTCTGACGGGGCGGTCTGGATTAGTCTGGGTAAGGGAAAACTGGGAAAACCTCGATTTTGTTCTCGGTTCCGTCCATTTTATCGGGGATTGGCCTTTCGATAGGGCCGGCTATGAAGAAGGGTTTTTAAAAAGACCGATTGAAGAGATTTATCGGGATTACACCGCTAACTTGTGCCGGTTGATTGATGAAGGTTTTATTGATTCCCTCGCCCATTTGGATCTCGTTAAGATATTTAATTATAAGCCAAAAGGGAAAATTCTCGATTATTTCTTGCCCGTTTTAGAAAAAATAAAAGAAAAAGATCTCTGTTTAGAGATCAATGCGGCAGGCTTGAGAAAACCGGTAAAAGAGCAGTATCCTTCGGAAGAGATTCTTTTTAAGGCGGTTGAATTAAAAATTCCTTTTTCCATTGGTTCGGATGCGCATTCCTGGGCAGAGGTGGCCAAGGGTTTTCCCCAGGTTATCGACCTTCTTCGCAAGCTGGGGGTTAAGGAATTGGTTGTTTTTAGAAATCATTCGAGACTCCCCTTGGCGCTTTAAAACAAAACAAGATCAAGCTTTCAGGAAAAGGGGTCTATCCTGTTGGTTTCTTTTTTTTTGAGAAAGACAGGTCCTTAGAGCCCGGCTAAAGAGAAGGGGAGCATCCTTGTAGTTGATTTTTGGCCTGGACTCTAGAGTGTTATATCCCCCTTTTACTATTTTTTCGAGTATTCTTTTGCCTCCATGCCAGGTTAATGCGATTTCAAGCTTTAAGGGGAAAGATAGGGTACCGATCAAAGCTTTGCCTTTTTCGAAAAGATCGGCGGTTCTTTGTACTTGGAAAGAAAGAAGATCTCTAAAACTAGGACTGAATTTTCTTTTGAAAAGATCGGTTTCGGAAACTTTAAACTGTTCCATTTCCTGTCTTGGCAGATAAATTCTATTTTTTTTCAGGTCTATAGAGATGTCTTGCCAAAAGTTAGCCAGTTGGAGAGCGGTACATATACAATCCGAACAGGAAAACTGGAAATCAGAGGTTTGGCGATGAAGGTGGAGGACTAATCTTCCAATGGGATTGGCGCTTTTTTTACAGTAGTCTAATACTTCTTCAAAATTCTCATACCTGTTTTTTAAAACATCCTGTCGAAAGGCATCGAGGAGATCTGTAAAAAGTTTTAAAGGAAGATCAAATTTTTGAATAGTATCGTGAAGGGCAACAAAGAGGGGATTTTCATCGCTACGGGAGGGATCAAAAAGATAAGATTGCCACCGGTCAAGCTTGTCGAGTCTTTCCTTTCTTTTTTGTTCATTTTCTCTTTCATTTTCTTTTAAAAAATAACCTTCATCGGCAAAATCATCCGCAACCCGAGCAAAGGCATATATGGCATGGACATGGGGGGCGAGCTCTTTGCCAACCAGCAAGCCAACGGGGAAATTTTCATAATGGGATGCGATCTTTTTGCAGTACAAGTAAGCTTGTGCAATGTTCATGAAAAGAATCCCTTATTCCTTTTAAAAACAAAATTAAACTTTCTCACAACAGTTTTTTGCCGGATCAACGATACTTTATTCCAAGGAGCTGTTAATTTTATAGTTGAATAAAAATCAATAATCGTAAAATAGATTTCCAATTTTAGCGTATGAATGTTTTTGGCCTAACAGGAGGAATAGGCTGTGGGAAAACCACTTTGTCGGGCTTTTTTATGACAGAGGGATTTGAGGTCATAGACACCGATCTGATTAGCCAAGAGCTTCTTCAACCGGGAAAAGAAAATTGGAAAAAAGTGGTTGACGAGTTTGGAAAAGAAATCTTAAATAAAGATAGCACTATAAATCGTAAATTATTAGGTCAGCTTGTTTTTCAGAACCCTGAATTGTTGGATAAATTAAATAAAATAACTCATCCTTCGATACGCCGACAGTGGAAGAGAAAAGTTTCTGAAACAAAGGAAAAGAATCCAAGAACACGTATAGTAGTTGTTATTCCTCTTTTATTCGAAGAAAAACTCGAAAAAGATTTTGATAAAATTCTGTGTATCGGCTGTTCTCCCCCTGTGCAATACAAAAGACTGTTAGATAGGGGGCTGATTCCGCAAGAAATTAAAATGAGAATTGAAAGCCAGTGGCCTTTAGAGAGAAAGATGGAATTAAGCGATTTTGCGTTTTGGAATGATGGATCAATTCAACTGCTCTATGAACAGGGCCGTGTTTTTTTAGCCAGGCTTAGGTCATTTGAAACGGGCTCATAATTTTTAGGTTGGAAAAAGGGCTGGATTTGGAGAGTTGAGGGAATCGAATACCAAAATTAACCATCAAGGAGATGAACCTTTAAGTTGTTCTTTTTAGTGTAATTACAATAATTTGAAAATGAGATCATCAAAAAAAAATCATTTAGAGGGAGTTGCGATGAAATCGCAAGAAGCTTCTGATTCTGAAAATAATTTGCCCTCTTCAATGAAATCCGAAAATGAAGGGGTAAAGAATAGTCGTGAATATCCTGAACCTGAACAAAAAGAAGAAAATATGGAAATGAGAAAATCTGTCCAAGAGGGGGAACTGCAATCAAAAAATAATGGTGTAGATGAACCCTTGGCAATGGGACCCGTCTTGGACTTAAGCAAGCTTCAACAGTTGTCTTTCTCCGATCTCCAGGTTAAAGCCGCCGAGTACCAGATTGAGAATCCTGGATTGATGAGAAAACATGAAGTGATCTTTGAAATTTTGCGCAGGAATGCCCAGAGAAACGGGGCGATTTATGGAGGAGGGGTTCTCGAGATATTGCCCGAAGGTTATGGTTTTTTAAGGTCCGAGGCCTATAACTATTTTCCATGCCAGGAAGATGTTTACGTTTCTCCCGCCTTAATAAGAAAATTTGGGCTCAAAAAAGGCAATTTGGTATCCGGTCCTATCCGTCCGCCTAAAGAAAAGGAAAGGTATTTTTCCCTTCTCCAAGTTGAAAAAATAGAGAACGAGGAACCTGAAAAAATTCGGGGGAGGATCATTTTCGATAACTTAACCCCTATCTTTCCTAACCGCCGGATTTTTCTTGAGGGGAAGTCCGGGGATCTTTCCATGCGGGTAATGGATCTGGTCACTCCCATTGGATTTGGGCAGAGGGGATTGATTGTTGCCCCTCCAAGAACGGGTAAAACCGTTTTAATCCAAAAAATTGCCAATGCGATTACCGAAAATCATCCTGATGCTCACCTGATCATACTTCTCGTTGACGAGAGACCCGAAGAAGTGACCGACATGGAAAGATCGGTGAGAGGAGAGGTGATCAGTTCGACCTTTGATGAAACTCCAGAAAGGCATGTCCAAGTTGCCGAAATGGTCATAGAGAGAGCAAAGAGAATGGCCGAAAACAAGATTGACGTGGTCATTTTATTGGATTCTTTGACGAGGCTGGCCCGGGCTTACAATACGCTCCAACCGCATAGCGGCAAGATCTTGACCGGCGGTGTCGATGCCAATGCCCTGCAGAAGCCGAGAAGGTTTTTTGCAACGGCCAGGAATCTTGAAGAAGGGGGCAGTGTAACCATAATTGCCACGGCGTTGATCGATACGGGCTCAAAAATGGATGACGTGATCTTTGAAGAGTTCAAGGGGACGGGGAACATGGAATTGCACCTTGACCGGGCGCTTGTGGATAAGAGAATTTATCCGGCCATTAATATTCCCAAATCCGGGACCCGCCGAGAAGAGCTTCTCTATCATCCCGACGAGCTGATACGCATTCATGTACTTCGTCGGGCGTTGTCCTCGGTTCCCCCCATCGAAGCCATGGAACTTCTACTCGAAAGATTGAAGAAAACAAAAAATAACGTGGAGTTTCTTCTTTCTATGAATCTGAAAGAGTAATCGAAATAGAGTTCCTGGCTCATTTACAAAAAACGGGCCGTAATCTGTCTTTGGGTTGGGAAAGGCTTTGTTGAACCGCGGAAGAATTTCAAAAAACTTGCAGGGCTGTTTTGTAAAAAAGTAAAGAGAAAAAAACAGGTTTTTTTTGTAGAAATTCCTTCATAGGATTTCCTTTTTCCAAACTTCAAAAAGGATTTTAGTTTCGTTCTCTACCCCAATCTCAAAGAGATCAGTCGGCAAGAGGGGGCAATCGCTTTTGAGCTTTTTGTTGATTTCTTCTGATGATCTGTCAAAGTTTTCTATAGTTTTTAGCCATGACCACTCCTTTTTCTAACCTGAGGAAGGGTGTTTTTCATCCCTGGCACGACGTCTCTCCGGGAGTGAAAGAACTGCCCTCTCAATTCCATGCCGTGATCGAAGTCTCCAGGGGAAGCTCAAACAAGTACGAATTGGATAAAGAAACAGGCCTTTTGCGGTTGGACCGCGTTCTTTATTCAGCGGTTTACTATCCGGCAAATTACGGGTTTATTCCCCGAACCCTGGCCGAAGATAACGATCCCCTTGATGTTTTAGTGCTGGGAGATGAGCCCGTCCTGCCGATGACCTTGGTTCATGCAAGAGCCATTGGACTGATGGTCATGGAAGATCAGGGACAGCTCGATCACAAGGTCGTGTGCGTACTCATGAGCGATCCCGAGTACAGCCAACTCAATGACATTCATGAGCTTCCCATCCATAAGCTTCGGGTGATACGTAGGTTTTTTGAAGATTACAAGGCCCTTGAGCATAAAAAAGTCGTTGTTGAAGATTTCCTCCCTTCCAAGGAAGCTCTTCCCGTTATCGAGGAGTCCCTGGAGAGATATAACCGGTGGAGACAACAGCACTCCTCTCTCTTTGATTAATATTTGAAAAGCAAGGAATGATTTTTTTTGACCCTGTACTTTAGTTTAGGGTTTATATTTTCTTTGTGGGAGAAAAGACCAACAATAAACCTTTGACAATCGGGCAGGTTGCTCGGCTGTCGGCTGTCGGGGTTGAAACTATTCGGTTTTATGAACGCAGGGGACTTCTTCACAAGCCCATGCGCTCCCCCTCCGGGTATCGCCTTTACGATCATAAGGCGGTCATAACGATAAATTTTATTAAGCGGGCCCAAGCCTTGGGATGGTCCCTGCGGGAGATCAAGGAACTTCTTTATTTACCCAAGGAAAGGGGCTGTGAAAAGATAAACTTGAAAATTCGGGCGAAGATCGAAGAACTGGATAACAAGATCTGTGACCTGCAGAGGATAAAACGGATGCTCAAGCAACTGGCTACCTACTGCAAAGGGAACAGGCAAGGAGAAGATTGTCCTCTTCTTATGACTTTAATGGAGAATGACCTATGAAAAGCACGAGGCTTGGGATTCTCTCCCTTATTCTGGCTTCGAGTTGTTGTGCAGGCCCTCTTCTTTTGGCAGCACTAGGACTGGGGGCAGGCTCAGCTTTTTTCGGCAAATTTCACTGGGTTTTTTTGATAGGGGGAGCCGTGTTGCTCCTTTGGGCATGGAAGCGGTATTGGTTTGAGCAAAAGAGTTGTAAATGTGAGACCAAGAAAGAGGAAACTCATCGGTCCCAGCTCATCACCCTCCAACTCTCTACGGTGTTTTTCCTCTTCTTTCTTGCCATGAACGTTTTCCCTTACGTTTTTGACCTGAAAGGATCGGAACAAAGCCTGCCTGCAGCGGCGCTCTCTCAGGGCAGCCTGGTGGCTAAAATCCCCATCGGAGGGATGAGTTGCGCCAGCTGCGAGTTGGAAATAAGCCACTCCCTTAAAAAGATCAAGGGAATAAAATGGGTGAAGGTGAGCTTTCCTTCCAAGGAGGCTACGGTGATTTACGATCCAAAAGAGGTAGAGATGGCCAGGATCCTTTCTGCGATTCGCGAAAGCGGTTATGAACCGGGCAGCCCTCGACTCTTCAAGCAACCTGTAGATGCCCACTAGAAACTCATTTTCAAGAACAAGCGGTCAGGTGGCACAACAGGAAAGCCTTCCAACGTCTTTTTTGAAGGTTAGCGCGGCAAGCTTGAAGGCTTCAGCCATGGTCAAGTAGGGATGCAAAGCTTCGATAATATCCTGGTAGGTTAAACCATGCCGGAGGGCTAATACGGCTTCCTCGATAACATCACCCGCTGCCGCGGCCAATACGTGTGCTCCTATGAGCCTGCCTGTTTTCTCCTCGGCGACGAGTTTGACTAAGCCTCGGCTATCCAGGGAGACGATCGCCTTGGGTACTTCTTGAATAGGCAATAGGGCGACAATGGTGGAATATCCCGCTTCTTTTGCTTGATCTTCGGTCAGCCCCACGCTGGCGATTTGGGGATCGGTGAAGGTCACGCGGGGAAGAGAAGAAAGATCGATAGCCCGATTCTTTCCGCTAATAGCGTTTTCTGCGGCAACTCCCCCTGTATAAGCGGATACGTAGACGAACTGGGGCAGGCTTGCGCAATCTCCGGCAGCATAAATCTCCGGATTTGTCGTCCTTAGGAACTCATCAACGAGGATTGCTCCCCGGTTTGTGACTTTTACGCCCACTTCCTCAAGTCCAAGGCCATTTGTGTTGGCGACTCGACCCGTCGCCGCAAGAATCTGCTCGACCTCCATCTCGATGACTTTACCCTCTTTTTGAACGGAGAGCCGCTTATGCTTGCTTCCCTTTTTTTCGACCTGGAGGATTTGAGTGTGGGTAAAAATTTCAATCCCCTCCTCTTCAAGGTAACGATGCAGGCTATCCCGGATCTCCGGCTCTTCTGCCATAGCTATGGCGGGTAAAGCTTCAAGCAGGACAACCTTGACTCCAAATCGACTGAACATCTGTCCAAGTTCAAGTCCAATGGCTCCAGCACCGATTACAGCAAGGGAAGCGGGAAGGGTTTTTAAGTCTAGGGCAGTTGTACTATCCAGGCAGCCTGTCTCCTTGAGACCGGGAACCGGGGGTATGGAGGGTGAAGAACCCGTGGCGATGAGAATCTTCCTTGAACTGTAAGATTTATCACCGACGATTACCCGGTTCCCTTGTGCCAGTCTTGCTTTACCCCGGATGAGGGAAATTTGAGGATAGACATCCAGAAGATGGATGTATTTAGATTGGCGCAAGGAGTTGACGAGCTTTTCTTTTTGATCAACGAGCTCTTTCCAGTTCAAGGATAGGGGGGCGGCTTTCAAGCCAGCGAACCGGGGATGGGATGCCCAGTGATAGATTTCTGCGGCTCGAATCAAGAACTTGGAGGGGATACACCCTACATTGACACATGTTCCCCCGATGGTTGATTCTTCCACGATCCCAATGTTTGCACCGAGCTCGGCAGCTTTTATAGCGGCGGCAAAAGCGGCCGATCCTCCTCCAATGATCAAAAGATCATAATCTTTTTTTTCTCTCTCTTTTATGGATTCGAAGGGTTCTTGTCCGGTGACGGTTCCACGGTAACCGGACCGTTCAATCCCTTTGAGAATGTCATCTATATTCAAATTCTCATCGATGACTAGGGTTCCTTTCTTTGTGCGCCAATCGGGAATATCCACTTCTTCCACTCCCTCTATGTTCCCCAAGGCTTCTTTGAGACGGCGTGCACAATCAGCACAATGCATTCCTTCAATCTGTACTATAATACGTTTGCTCATATCTTTTCCTCGTTGCCAGGCTTGGTTTTCCTTTTTTAGATTAATCTAAAGCCTTGACCATGCTACAGGGTCAACCTCTTTATTGAGCCGATTATCCCGGGAAAGGCTGTGAAAAAAAAACTTCCTGTGTGAGTTTTATCACAACCTTCACAAGAGGTTTTGTATCGATTCCGACAAGAATATTTCCCCGGGGCAAGCTTTATTCCAGATCGTGACACGGCTCAAAATGGAGGAATGAAAGCCTTCCACAAGGACAATGCCCTGTTGGCATATCTTTTGCTCAAACTTATCCAGAAAATCACAACAAGGAGGTAGTCGATGACCGCTGCTTTGACCGAGGTTGCAAAACCGAAAAATTTTCAGCGTTTAAAAACCCTTGGCTTATCCGTGACTTCCTTGGTTCAGCATCAAGGATGCGGTTCAAAAGGAGGCAGCGGAAAATCCAGTTGTGGATCGGGAGCAGGCGCTGGAGATCTACCCGAAGAAATATGGGAAAAAGTCAAAAATCATCCCTGTTATAGTGAAGAAGCCCACCATTATTATGCCCGTATGCATGTAGCGGTGGCCCCAGCTTGCAATATCCAGTGTAATTATTGTAACAGGAAGTACGACTGTGCGAACGAGAGCAGACCTGGAGTTGTAAGTGAAAGGCTTACCCCGGAAGAAGCAGCAAACAAGGTTTTAGCCGTGGCCTCTCTTATACCCCAGATGACCGTCCTTGGAATAGCCGGTCCGGGCGATCCCCTGGCTAATCCGGACAAAACATTTAAGACCTTTGAACTTGTAGCCAAGAAAGCTCCGGACATAAAACTATGCCTTTCTACCAATGGACTGGCTCTTCCTGATTATGTCAAGCGCATCAAAGAGTTTAACGTCGATCATGTGACGATTACCATCAACATGATAGAGCCCGAGGTGGGAGAAAAGATCTATCCCTGGGTTTTTTACAAGCATAAAAGGTACAAGGGCAAAGAGGCGGCAAGAATTCTCTCCGAAAGACAACTTGAAGGCTTGGAAATGCTGACCTCCGAGAAGATTCTTTGCAAGATCAATTCTGTAATGATTCCGGGAATAAACGATGAGCATCTTGTAGAAGTCAACAAGGCTGTAAAGTCAAGGGGGGCTTTCCTGCACAATATCATGCCGCTGATTTCTGCACCGGAACATGGGACTTATTTTGGATTAACAGGGCAAAGAGGCCCGACCGCCCAGGAGTTGAAAGCCTTACAGGATAAGTGCGAAGGGCAGATGAATATGATGAGACATTGTAGGCAGTGTCGTGCTGATGCGGTCGGGTTGCTTGGAGAAGATCGAAGTAGTGAATTTACCAAGGAAAAACTTTCTGCAATCGAGTTGAACTATAACCTGGAGGCCAGGAATGCTTACAAGAGTCAAGTCGAGCTTGAAAGACAGAAGAGGCTGGCTGAAAGGCAGCGGCAGTTACAAGAAGTAGCCAAAGAAAACAGCGATTTGAAAATTTTGGTTGCTGTAGCGACGAAGGGTGGAGGGAAAATCAACGAGCATTTTGGCCATGCCAAGGAATTCCAGGTCTACGAGGTGAGTACAAAAGGGTCGAAATTTATTGGACACCGTCGAGTCGATCTCTATTGCCAGGGAGGGTATGGAGAAGACGATGCTCTTGAGACCGTCATTCGGGCTATAAGAGATTGCGTAGCCGTATTCGTGGCAAAAATAGGGGCCTGCCCCAAAGAAGCATTAGAGAAAGCCGGAATCGAACCCATTGATCAATTTGCTTTCGAATACATTGAGAAAGCCGCCTTGAGCTATTTCAAGGATTATCTTCGGAGGGTGAGTGAAGGGTTGGTCGATCCAACGAAAAAGGGAGACGCCTTGATTCGCCAAGGAGCTTTGATTGCTCAGAATGGATAGAGAAAAGACAAAGAGAACAGCATGAAAAGGAGAAAACTCTATGGCTTATAAAATTGTGGCATCCCAATGCACGGGGTGTTCGGCATGTGAACCCGAGTGCCCCAATGGGGCAATATATGAAAAGGATGGTATCTTTGCCATCAATCCGGATAAATGCACGGAATGTATCGGCTTTTACGATGAACCCCAATGTGTATCCGTCTGTCCGGTGGATAACACCTGCATAATCGATAAAAGCCGACCCCGGTATAAAGCTAAAAATTAACCATGAAAATTGCTATTACACCTAATGCCAAAGGTTTTATTAGCCGGATGATTCGGATGTGTGGGGGGAGTAAAAATGCGGGGATGAGGTTAACCGTAGGAGAAGGAGGTTGTTCG is drawn from Methylacidiphilum infernorum V4 and contains these coding sequences:
- the rho gene encoding transcription termination factor Rho; translation: MKSQEASDSENNLPSSMKSENEGVKNSREYPEPEQKEENMEMRKSVQEGELQSKNNGVDEPLAMGPVLDLSKLQQLSFSDLQVKAAEYQIENPGLMRKHEVIFEILRRNAQRNGAIYGGGVLEILPEGYGFLRSEAYNYFPCQEDVYVSPALIRKFGLKKGNLVSGPIRPPKEKERYFSLLQVEKIENEEPEKIRGRIIFDNLTPIFPNRRIFLEGKSGDLSMRVMDLVTPIGFGQRGLIVAPPRTGKTVLIQKIANAITENHPDAHLIILLVDERPEEVTDMERSVRGEVISSTFDETPERHVQVAEMVIERAKRMAENKIDVVILLDSLTRLARAYNTLQPHSGKILTGGVDANALQKPRRFFATARNLEEGGSVTIIATALIDTGSKMDDVIFEEFKGTGNMELHLDRALVDKRIYPAINIPKSGTRREELLYHPDELIRIHVLRRALSSVPPIEAMELLLERLKKTKNNVEFLLSMNLKE
- a CDS encoding MerR family transcriptional regulator: MGEKTNNKPLTIGQVARLSAVGVETIRFYERRGLLHKPMRSPSGYRLYDHKAVITINFIKRAQALGWSLREIKELLYLPKERGCEKINLKIRAKIEELDNKICDLQRIKRMLKQLATYCKGNRQGEDCPLLMTLMENDL
- a CDS encoding superoxide dismutase: MAYQIPPLPYSFDALEPYINTATMDCHYNGHHKAYVQNLNKALANYPDLQQKTPEELLISLPAIPESIRTAVRNNGGGHVNHSFFWQIMAPAAGGKPTGKLYEDILSQFGSFESFQEKFEAAGLARFGSGWVWLVVNKEGKLEVVSTPNQDNPLSEGLQPFFGCDVWEHAYYLKYQFRRGEWLKAFWNVVNWTAVERFYSQALDKNLRFCP
- the coaE gene encoding dephospho-CoA kinase (Dephospho-CoA kinase (CoaE) performs the final step in coenzyme A biosynthesis.); amino-acid sequence: MNVFGLTGGIGCGKTTLSGFFMTEGFEVIDTDLISQELLQPGKENWKKVVDEFGKEILNKDSTINRKLLGQLVFQNPELLDKLNKITHPSIRRQWKRKVSETKEKNPRTRIVVVIPLLFEEKLEKDFDKILCIGCSPPVQYKRLLDRGLIPQEIKMRIESQWPLERKMELSDFAFWNDGSIQLLYEQGRVFLARLRSFETGS
- a CDS encoding YfhL family 4Fe-4S dicluster ferredoxin, with amino-acid sequence MAYKIVASQCTGCSACEPECPNGAIYEKDGIFAINPDKCTECIGFYDEPQCVSVCPVDNTCIIDKSRPRYKAKN
- a CDS encoding inorganic diphosphatase; this translates as MTTPFSNLRKGVFHPWHDVSPGVKELPSQFHAVIEVSRGSSNKYELDKETGLLRLDRVLYSAVYYPANYGFIPRTLAEDNDPLDVLVLGDEPVLPMTLVHARAIGLMVMEDQGQLDHKVVCVLMSDPEYSQLNDIHELPIHKLRVIRRFFEDYKALEHKKVVVEDFLPSKEALPVIEESLERYNRWRQQHSSLFD
- a CDS encoding histidinol-phosphatase HisJ family protein, with the translated sequence MKLIADFHMHPQGHKLQPYTHALLDPWAESCMQKGIVYFCFTDHDRYREGVNFSLFREWKQKYPNLNIGIGIERDNDPLTGRSGLVWVRENWENLDFVLGSVHFIGDWPFDRAGYEEGFLKRPIEEIYRDYTANLCRLIDEGFIDSLAHLDLVKIFNYKPKGKILDYFLPVLEKIKEKDLCLEINAAGLRKPVKEQYPSEEILFKAVELKIPFSIGSDAHSWAEVAKGFPQVIDLLRKLGVKELVVFRNHSRLPLAL
- a CDS encoding DUF192 domain-containing protein codes for the protein MRMGKKKRGWADSCILWMISILFFPPLKIKGEGKVDTVILVGKLPTQHLTAEVVWKNEDLRRGLMYRERLPEENGMLFVLPYEQKAVFWMKNTRIPLSIAFMNKEGRILEIYSMKPFDLTPVPSRSSAVRFALEVNEGWFDRHKISAGDQLHPLNMSWDQLLALLTAN
- a CDS encoding heavy-metal-associated domain-containing protein, coding for MKSTRLGILSLILASSCCAGPLLLAALGLGAGSAFFGKFHWVFLIGGAVLLLWAWKRYWFEQKSCKCETKKEETHRSQLITLQLSTVFFLFFLAMNVFPYVFDLKGSEQSLPAAALSQGSLVAKIPIGGMSCASCELEISHSLKKIKGIKWVKVSFPSKEATVIYDPKEVEMARILSAIRESGYEPGSPRLFKQPVDAH
- the nifB gene encoding nitrogenase cofactor biosynthesis protein NifB, which produces MTAALTEVAKPKNFQRLKTLGLSVTSLVQHQGCGSKGGSGKSSCGSGAGAGDLPEEIWEKVKNHPCYSEEAHHYYARMHVAVAPACNIQCNYCNRKYDCANESRPGVVSERLTPEEAANKVLAVASLIPQMTVLGIAGPGDPLANPDKTFKTFELVAKKAPDIKLCLSTNGLALPDYVKRIKEFNVDHVTITINMIEPEVGEKIYPWVFYKHKRYKGKEAARILSERQLEGLEMLTSEKILCKINSVMIPGINDEHLVEVNKAVKSRGAFLHNIMPLISAPEHGTYFGLTGQRGPTAQELKALQDKCEGQMNMMRHCRQCRADAVGLLGEDRSSEFTKEKLSAIELNYNLEARNAYKSQVELERQKRLAERQRQLQEVAKENSDLKILVAVATKGGGKINEHFGHAKEFQVYEVSTKGSKFIGHRRVDLYCQGGYGEDDALETVIRAIRDCVAVFVAKIGACPKEALEKAGIEPIDQFAFEYIEKAALSYFKDYLRRVSEGLVDPTKKGDALIRQGALIAQNG
- the merA gene encoding mercury(II) reductase, with protein sequence MSKRIIVQIEGMHCADCARRLKEALGNIEGVEEVDIPDWRTKKGTLVIDENLNIDDILKGIERSGYRGTVTGQEPFESIKEREKKDYDLLIIGGGSAAFAAAIKAAELGANIGIVEESTIGGTCVNVGCIPSKFLIRAAEIYHWASHPRFAGLKAAPLSLNWKELVDQKEKLVNSLRQSKYIHLLDVYPQISLIRGKARLAQGNRVIVGDKSYSSRKILIATGSSPSIPPVPGLKETGCLDSTTALDLKTLPASLAVIGAGAIGLELGQMFSRFGVKVVLLEALPAIAMAEEPEIRDSLHRYLEEEGIEIFTHTQILQVEKKGSKHKRLSVQKEGKVIEMEVEQILAATGRVANTNGLGLEEVGVKVTNRGAILVDEFLRTTNPEIYAAGDCASLPQFVYVSAYTGGVAAENAISGKNRAIDLSSLPRVTFTDPQIASVGLTEDQAKEAGYSTIVALLPIQEVPKAIVSLDSRGLVKLVAEEKTGRLIGAHVLAAAAGDVIEEAVLALRHGLTYQDIIEALHPYLTMAEAFKLAALTFKKDVGRLSCCAT
- the hpnC gene encoding squalene synthase HpnC, whose protein sequence is MNIAQAYLYCKKIASHYENFPVGLLVGKELAPHVHAIYAFARVADDFADEGYFLKENERENEQKRKERLDKLDRWQSYLFDPSRSDENPLFVALHDTIQKFDLPLKLFTDLLDAFRQDVLKNRYENFEEVLDYCKKSANPIGRLVLHLHRQTSDFQFSCSDCICTALQLANFWQDISIDLKKNRIYLPRQEMEQFKVSETDLFKRKFSPSFRDLLSFQVQRTADLFEKGKALIGTLSFPLKLEIALTWHGGKRILEKIVKGGYNTLESRPKINYKDAPLLFSRALRTCLSQKKRNQQDRPLFLKA